The Cryptococcus deuterogattii R265 chromosome 3, complete sequence genome has a segment encoding these proteins:
- a CDS encoding magnesium transporter, with protein MEKAGELSLKCSILDAEGNWGAEGQKYTKLELCREYDLDPRDLRKLDSLSPSLVPVILTRKTCILISMLHFRALIKPDSVIVFDSSHAHKDVTRRFKYHLQKNIKAGLGIKDGEADEEKCDEIVLSYEHRALESILVVTANALEEEMAFSRHIVQQLLADLEDHIDRENLRKLLHYSKRIAAFQSRARYVKSAIDELLDSDEDLSAMYLTSRAQGRPRALHDHEQLELLLESFVKQVEEIVSEVDTTVVNMQSTQEIAELMLDSGRNALLALDIKISIATLGIGSGALLAGLFGMNLSTQLEETPYAFAVISSTAFLVTLIITAYGLRTLRRVRRVALSGRNPTVLSSVLGSASWDSSVAQFSQGFDPALVDMRTEMAKRAIWERLWWGSKRKELDEGEKWRKAYTYASTRKEQNKRKWAGVPGGKTS; from the exons ATGGAGAAAGCGGGTGAACTGAGCTTGAAATGTTCCATATTAGATGCGGAGGGTAACTGGGGAGCTGAAGGACAAAAGTATACAAAGTTAGAGCTATGCCGCGAATATGACCTGGAT CCTCGAGATCTTCGCAAACTAGattccctctccccaaGTCTTGTCCCTGTGATTCTCACACGTAAAACTTGTATCCTCATATCGATGCTTCATTTTAGGGCCCTCATTAAGCCTGACAGTGTGATTGTATTTGATTCATCACACGCACACAAAGATGTTACAAGAAGATTCAAATATCATTTGCAGAAGAATATCAAAGCCGGACTGGGGATCAAAGATGGTGAAGCGGATGAGGAAAAATGTGATGAGATTGTATTGAGCTATGAGCATAG GGCGCTGGAGTCAATATTAGTTGTCACCGCCAATGcactggaggaggaaatggcTTTCAGCAGGCATATCGTCCAGCAACTATTGGCTGATCTCGAAGACCATATTGACCGGGAAAACTTAAGAAAACTTTTACATTACTCTAAGAGAATCGCGGCTTTCCAAAGCCGAGCGCGTTATGTCAAGAGTGCCATCGATGAGTTGCTTGATTCTG ATGAGGATCTTTCCGCCATGTATCTCACTTCGAGGGCACAGGGTCGGCCGCGTGCTTTGCACGACCATGAACAACTTGAGCTTTTACTCGAGAGTTTTGTAAAGcaagtggaagagattgTCAGTGAGGTTGATACTACTGTC GTCAACATGCAATCGACGCAAGAAATTGCCGAATTAATGCTCGATTCAGGTCGGAACGCTCTCCTTGCCCTCGACATCAAGATCTCAATAGCAACACTAGGTATCGGTTCCGGAGCTCTTCTAGCAGGTTTATTCGGTATGAAC TTATCAACGCAACTTGAAGAAACGCCATATGCTTTCGCCGTTATCTCATCTACCGCGTTCTTGGTCACCCTTATTATCACGGCTTACGGCCTTCGAACCCTTCGCCGCGTTCGACGAGTTGCCCTTTCAGGCCGTAATCCTACGGTTCTCTCATCTGTCCTCGGATCAGCCTCATGGGACTCGAGCGTGGCCCAGTTCTCGCAGGGTTTTGACCCGGCGTTGGTCGATATGCGCACGGAAATGGCAAAGCGCGCGATATGGGAGAGATTGTGGTGGGGCAGTaagaggaaagagttggacgaaggagaaaagtggaggaaagCATATACGTATGCGAGTACGAGGAAAGAGCAGAACAAGAGAAA